A genomic window from Chloroflexota bacterium includes:
- a CDS encoding decarboxylase, which yields MLCMAWAETVLACLKANRVDTIVHIPDTVLTGLIRQLDADPFFDVLIPTREEEGVAILAGAYLGGKGGALLMQNSGLGNCANILGSLTVPYQFPMLMLISQRGELGEFNTVQVGMGQALRPTLDGLGIQHFTLEREEEVERIMTGAIKLAFSTDRPIAVIVSPLLSGGKSL from the coding sequence ATGTTGTGTATGGCATGGGCTGAAACCGTGCTGGCGTGCCTCAAAGCGAACCGGGTTGACACCATCGTCCACATCCCGGACACCGTCCTGACCGGCCTGATCCGCCAGCTTGACGCCGATCCGTTCTTCGACGTGCTCATCCCGACCCGCGAGGAGGAGGGCGTCGCGATCCTGGCCGGAGCGTACCTGGGCGGTAAGGGCGGTGCGCTGCTGATGCAGAACAGCGGCCTGGGCAACTGCGCCAACATCCTCGGCTCGCTGACGGTGCCATACCAGTTCCCGATGCTCATGCTGATCTCGCAGCGCGGCGAGCTTGGCGAGTTCAACACGGTCCAGGTCGGCATGGGGCAGGCGCTGCGGCCCACGCTCGACGGCCTCGGCATCCAGCACTTCACGCTGGAGCGCGAGGAGGAGGTCGAGCGCATCATGACGGGGGCGATCAAGCTGGCGTTTTCTACGGACCGGCCCATCGCCGTCATCGTCTCGCCGCTGCTGTCAGGAGGGAAGTCGCTGTGA